One window from the genome of Solea solea chromosome 2, fSolSol10.1, whole genome shotgun sequence encodes:
- the mcf2lb gene encoding guanine nucleotide exchange factor DBS isoform X11, with protein sequence MSLHEFLREGSEASYRFMNRLSHLIQNLDISGLGTPFPFSPSSRKNSWTHWDDEIMQLESSPLYAADITPDLRKQFAFLTGGRGDNGSPVIVFPEFPAFGEITDREFHNVLTYLTSVPSLSSTGVGFILVIDRRQDKWAAVKGTLLRIAGSFPGNLQLVLVLRPTTLLQRTLSDILFKFNKDEFKMKVPVIMLSSVTELHSYIDRSQLTHELGGTQEYCHEKWICHRTAIEGFALMVKKTAQTLQTFGTELAETELPNEIQATTVLLSTHTNKKGKMKDDLLVVLDQGSSLLESINEPVTRNPDHNMNQDELENLATVQRLLSQLDETARAFDEFWLRHKTKLEQCLQLRHFEHNYREVRALLDQVSEKLATLSEVGVSPAHDEHILCELTTYEEKVCEVLSRALALSREGDELIQKSHYAEDSIQPKCSELRTISENVSSSLNAKKEHLLKVIELHQCLERASKWVDDGIYLLASQPVDKCQSHEGAELALQELERYLDHSGHNQLPDLSTIWREYDAVLNQQFKDQVERVSQKQVSMQEMYDKRRVSLKKLAAKQTRPVQPVAPRPEAFIKSPHSSPAHREKQENNCSETDCGNNCEKGNGQLQNGHSISRHASLSEEEENLAVLRRHVMNELLETERAYVEELLCVMQGYASEMDNPAMSHLIPTALQNKKEVLFGNMPEIYHFHKRTFLRELEQYTDFPELVGRCFLERMTDLQIYEKYCHNKPRSESLWRQCSDCAFFQECQKKLEHKLGLDSYLLKPVQRITKYQLLLKEMLKYSKGCEGANDLQEALTSILGILKAVNDSMHLIAITGYEGNIGELGKLLMQGSFSVWTEHKKGHAKVKDLARFKPMQRHLFLHEKALLFCKRREENGEGYEKAPSYSFKQSLNMSAVGITENAKGDNKKFEVWCNSREEVYIVQAATTEIKTTWVNEIRKVLTTQLEACREASQQRAPDQVFPFHSTSSGTVNLSPFKTGQRSFKRGEEKKVEPCSPDINSSSSTKPPGKEDETVTSPTSDRAAVAKKRFTLQGFSNLKAQKGSPTSPDHKTKRQSDPTPFGFKDAGPPHLHLSRARWLSTSSLLQTKWRGWNKASSLMDASEEHDGYSSAEDPLNSDPEDDSGKKLCAGKYTVMADDEEGNAPELSVRSGHMVQLVKEGDDGQWFVRNLSTSKEGWIAAANLIALIGKSKSCQSLTSSEGSGSGNLSTSSSCSETYTSCSDIKP encoded by the exons ATGTCTCTGCATGAGTTTCTGCGGGAGGGCAGTGAGGCCTCGTATCGCTTCATGAATCGGCTCAGTCACCTGATCCAGAACTTGGACATCTCTGGACTGGGAACTCCTTTCCCTTTTAGTCCTTCAAGCCGGAAGAACTCCTGGACACACTGGGACG ATGAAATCATGCAGCTGGAGAGCAGTCCTCTCTACGCTGCTGACATCACACCTGACCTCAGGAAGCAGTTTGCCTTCCTTAcag GGGGTAGAGGAGATAATGGCAGCCCCGTCATTGTGTTCCCAGAATTCCCTGCATTTGGAGAGATCACAGACAGAGAGTTTCATAATGTCCTGACGTATTTGACCAGTGTACCCAG TTTGTCGTCGACAGGCGTGGGATTCATCCTGGTCATTGATCGCCGGCAGGACAAATGGGCGGCTGTTAAAGGGACCCTGCTTCGTATTGCA GGCTCCTTCCCAGGGAACCTCcagctggttctggttctgagGCCCACCACTCTCCTGCAGCGCACACTGTCCGACATCCTCTTCAAGTTCAACAAGGATGAGTTCAAGATGAAGGTGCCG GTGATCATGCTGAGCTCTGTGACTGAGCTGCACTCCTACATCGACCGCTCTCAGCTGACACATGAACTCGGTGGAACACAGGAATACTGCCATGAGAAGTGGATCTGTCATCGCACT GCTATTGAAGGCTTTGCACTGATGGTGAAGAAAACTGCACAGACCCTGCAGACATTTGGAACCGAGCTGGCTGAAACTGAACTTCCAAATGAGATCCAGGCCACAACCGTCCTGCTcagcacacacaccaacaagaAGGGCAAAATGAAG GATGATCTGCTGGTGGTTCTGGATCAAGGTAGCAGCCTGCTGGAGAGCATCAATGAGCCTGTAACACGAAATCCTGACCACAACATGAACCAGGATGAACTGGAGAACCTGGCCACTGTACAAAG ACTGCTGTCTCAGCTCGATGAGACAGCGAGGGCTTTTGATGAATTCTGGCTGAGGCATAAGACCAAACTGGAGCAGTGTCTGCAACTGCGCCACTTTGAGCACAACTACAGAGAG gtgAGGGCTCTGCTGGATCAGGTGTCTGAGAAACTGGCAACCTTATCTGAAGTTGGCGTCAGCCCAGCCCATGACGAACACATCCTCTGTGAACTCACCACCTATGAGGAGAAAGTCTGT GAGGTGCTGAGCAGAGCCTTGGCCTTGTCTCGTGAGGGTGATGAACTCATCCAGAAGTCACACTACGCTGAAGATTCCATTCAGCCCAAATGCAGCGAGCTCAGAACAATCAGTGAGAATGTGAGCAGCAGCCTGAATGCCAAGAAGGAACATCTCCTCAAAGTCATTGAGCTACACCAGTGTTTGGAGAGG GCGTCTAAATGGGTTGATGATGGTATATACCTGCTGGCATCTCAGCCAGTCGACAAGTGTCAGTCACATGAGGGCGCTGAGTTAGCTCTGCAGGAGCTGGAGCGCTATCTGGATCATTCAGGCCACAACCAGCTGCCAGACCTCAGCACCATCTGGAGAGAATATGATGCAGTGCTCAACCAGCAGTTCAAG GACCAAGTGGAGCGGGTTTCCCAGAAGCAGGTGTCCATGCAGGAGATGTACGACAAGAGGAGGGTCAGTCTGAAGAAGTTAGCTGCCAAACAAACCAGGCCGGTGCAGCCCGTAGCCCCCAGACCTGAGGCCTTCATCAAATCTCCCCACAGCTCACCAG CtcacagagaaaagcaggagAACAACTGCTCAGAGACAGACTGTGGGAACAACTGTGAGAAa GGAAATGGCCAACTGCAGAATGGACACAGTATCAGCAGACATGCCTCtctgtcagaggaggaggagaacttgGCAGTGCTCAGGAG GCATGTTATGAATGAGTTGCTGGAAACTGAGAGAGCTTACGTTGAGGAGCTACTCTGTGTGATGCAG GGCTATGCCTCTGAGATGGATAATCCAGCGATGTCTCACCTCATCCCAACTGCTTTACAAAACAAGAAGGAGGTTCTGTTTGGCAACATGCCTGAAATTTACCACTTCCACAAGAG GACTTttctgagggagctggagcAGTACACAGACTTCCCAGAACTGGTTGGAAGGTGTTTTctggagaga ATGACAGATTTGCAGATCTATGAGAAGTACTGTCACAACAAGCCTCGCTCTGAAAGTCTGTGGAGACAGTGCTCAGACTGTGCCTTCTTCCAG GAGTGTCAGAAGAAGTTGGAGCATAAACTGGGTTTAGATTCTTATCTACTGAAACCTGTGCAGAGGATCACCAAATATCAGCTGCTATTGAAG GAAATGCTGAAGTACAGTAAGGGCTGTGAGGGGGCAAATGACCTGCAGGAGGCGCTGACCTCCATTTTAGGCATCCTCAAGGCTGTCAATGATTCCATGCACCTCATCGCCATTACAGGATATGAG GGTAATATAGGTGAGCTGGGAAAGCTCCTGATGCAAGGGTCATTCAGCGTGTGGACAGAGCACAAGAAAGGTCATGCCAAGGTCAAGGATCTGGCCCGTTTCAAGCCCATGCAGAGACACCTCTTCCTGCATGAGAAAGCCCTGCTCTTCTGcaaaaggagggaggagaatgGGGAAGGCTACGAGAAAGCTCCCTCCTACAGCTTCAAGCAGTCTCTGAAT atgaGTGCTGTGGGCATTACTGAGAATGCAAAGGGAGACAACAAGAAGTTTGAAGTGTGGTGCAACTCAAGAGAAGAGGTTTACATTGTTCAG GCAGCAACAACTGAAATCAAAACCACATGGGTAAATGAGATCAGGAAGGTTCTGACAACTCAGCTGGAAGCTTGTAGAG AAGCcagccagcagagggcgccagACCAGGTTTTCCCGTTCCATTCCACATCCAGTGGAACAGTGAATCTCAG TCCTTTCAAGACTGGTCAGAGGAGCTTcaagaggggagaggagaagaaagtcGAGCCCTGCAGCCCTGACatcaactcctcctcctcaacaaaGCCCCCAGGAAAAG AAGATGAGACTGTGACAAGCCCCACCTCAGACAGAGCTGCTGTGGCTAAAAAGCGCTTTACTTTACAAGGTTTCAGTAACCTGAAAGCTCAGAAAG GTTCCCCCACAAGCCCTGACCACAAGACGAAACGCCAGAGTGACCCTACTCCATTCGGCTTTAAAG ACGCAGGTCCTCCCCATCTCCACCTGAGCAGGGCCAGATGGCTTAGCACTTCTAGTCTATTACAGACAAAATGGAGAG GCTGGAACAAGGCTTCCTCGTTAATGGATGCCTCTGAGGAGCACGATGGCTACTCCAGTGCTGAGGATCCACTCAACTCTGACCCAGAGGATGACAGTGGCAAGAAGCTG
- the mcf2lb gene encoding guanine nucleotide exchange factor DBS isoform X12 gives MVRKSKRSASQWDSGMSMVPLKSHEIMQLESSPLYAADITPDLRKQFAFLTGGRGDNGSPVIVFPEFPAFGEITDREFHNVLTYLTSVPSLSSTGVGFILVIDRRQDKWAAVKGTLLRIAGSFPGNLQLVLVLRPTTLLQRTLSDILFKFNKDEFKMKVPVIMLSSVTELHSYIDRSQLTHELGGTQEYCHEKWICHRTAIEGFALMVKKTAQTLQTFGTELAETELPNEIQATTVLLSTHTNKKGKMKDDLLVVLDQGSSLLESINEPVTRNPDHNMNQDELENLATVQRLLSQLDETARAFDEFWLRHKTKLEQCLQLRHFEHNYREVRALLDQVSEKLATLSEVGVSPAHDEHILCELTTYEEKVCEVLSRALALSREGDELIQKSHYAEDSIQPKCSELRTISENVSSSLNAKKEHLLKVIELHQCLERASKWVDDGIYLLASQPVDKCQSHEGAELALQELERYLDHSGHNQLPDLSTIWREYDAVLNQQFKDQVERVSQKQVSMQEMYDKRRVSLKKLAAKQTRPVQPVAPRPEAFIKSPHSSPAHREKQENNCSETDCGNNCEKGNGQLQNGHSISRHASLSEEEENLAVLRRHVMNELLETERAYVEELLCVMQGYASEMDNPAMSHLIPTALQNKKEVLFGNMPEIYHFHKRTFLRELEQYTDFPELVGRCFLERMTDLQIYEKYCHNKPRSESLWRQCSDCAFFQECQKKLEHKLGLDSYLLKPVQRITKYQLLLKEMLKYSKGCEGANDLQEALTSILGILKAVNDSMHLIAITGYEGNIGELGKLLMQGSFSVWTEHKKGHAKVKDLARFKPMQRHLFLHEKALLFCKRREENGEGYEKAPSYSFKQSLNMSAVGITENAKGDNKKFEVWCNSREEVYIVQAATTEIKTTWVNEIRKVLTTQLEACREASQQRAPDQVFPFHSTSSGTVNLSPFKTGQRSFKRGEEKKVEPCSPDINSSSSTKPPGKEDETVTSPTSDRAAVAKKRFTLQGFSNLKAQKGSPTSPDHKTKRQSDPTPFGFKDAGPPHLHLSRARWLSTSSLLQTKWRGWNKASSLMDASEEHDGYSSAEDPLNSDPEDDSGKKLCAGKYTVMADDEEGNAPELSVRSGHMVQLVKEGDDGQWFVRNLSTSKEGWIAAANLIALIGKSKSCQSLTSSEGSGSGNLSTSSSCSETYTSCSDIKP, from the exons ATGGTGAGGAAAAGCAAGAGGAGTGCATCACAGTGGGACAGTGGGATGTCGATGGTCCCACTTAAGTCAC ATGAAATCATGCAGCTGGAGAGCAGTCCTCTCTACGCTGCTGACATCACACCTGACCTCAGGAAGCAGTTTGCCTTCCTTAcag GGGGTAGAGGAGATAATGGCAGCCCCGTCATTGTGTTCCCAGAATTCCCTGCATTTGGAGAGATCACAGACAGAGAGTTTCATAATGTCCTGACGTATTTGACCAGTGTACCCAG TTTGTCGTCGACAGGCGTGGGATTCATCCTGGTCATTGATCGCCGGCAGGACAAATGGGCGGCTGTTAAAGGGACCCTGCTTCGTATTGCA GGCTCCTTCCCAGGGAACCTCcagctggttctggttctgagGCCCACCACTCTCCTGCAGCGCACACTGTCCGACATCCTCTTCAAGTTCAACAAGGATGAGTTCAAGATGAAGGTGCCG GTGATCATGCTGAGCTCTGTGACTGAGCTGCACTCCTACATCGACCGCTCTCAGCTGACACATGAACTCGGTGGAACACAGGAATACTGCCATGAGAAGTGGATCTGTCATCGCACT GCTATTGAAGGCTTTGCACTGATGGTGAAGAAAACTGCACAGACCCTGCAGACATTTGGAACCGAGCTGGCTGAAACTGAACTTCCAAATGAGATCCAGGCCACAACCGTCCTGCTcagcacacacaccaacaagaAGGGCAAAATGAAG GATGATCTGCTGGTGGTTCTGGATCAAGGTAGCAGCCTGCTGGAGAGCATCAATGAGCCTGTAACACGAAATCCTGACCACAACATGAACCAGGATGAACTGGAGAACCTGGCCACTGTACAAAG ACTGCTGTCTCAGCTCGATGAGACAGCGAGGGCTTTTGATGAATTCTGGCTGAGGCATAAGACCAAACTGGAGCAGTGTCTGCAACTGCGCCACTTTGAGCACAACTACAGAGAG gtgAGGGCTCTGCTGGATCAGGTGTCTGAGAAACTGGCAACCTTATCTGAAGTTGGCGTCAGCCCAGCCCATGACGAACACATCCTCTGTGAACTCACCACCTATGAGGAGAAAGTCTGT GAGGTGCTGAGCAGAGCCTTGGCCTTGTCTCGTGAGGGTGATGAACTCATCCAGAAGTCACACTACGCTGAAGATTCCATTCAGCCCAAATGCAGCGAGCTCAGAACAATCAGTGAGAATGTGAGCAGCAGCCTGAATGCCAAGAAGGAACATCTCCTCAAAGTCATTGAGCTACACCAGTGTTTGGAGAGG GCGTCTAAATGGGTTGATGATGGTATATACCTGCTGGCATCTCAGCCAGTCGACAAGTGTCAGTCACATGAGGGCGCTGAGTTAGCTCTGCAGGAGCTGGAGCGCTATCTGGATCATTCAGGCCACAACCAGCTGCCAGACCTCAGCACCATCTGGAGAGAATATGATGCAGTGCTCAACCAGCAGTTCAAG GACCAAGTGGAGCGGGTTTCCCAGAAGCAGGTGTCCATGCAGGAGATGTACGACAAGAGGAGGGTCAGTCTGAAGAAGTTAGCTGCCAAACAAACCAGGCCGGTGCAGCCCGTAGCCCCCAGACCTGAGGCCTTCATCAAATCTCCCCACAGCTCACCAG CtcacagagaaaagcaggagAACAACTGCTCAGAGACAGACTGTGGGAACAACTGTGAGAAa GGAAATGGCCAACTGCAGAATGGACACAGTATCAGCAGACATGCCTCtctgtcagaggaggaggagaacttgGCAGTGCTCAGGAG GCATGTTATGAATGAGTTGCTGGAAACTGAGAGAGCTTACGTTGAGGAGCTACTCTGTGTGATGCAG GGCTATGCCTCTGAGATGGATAATCCAGCGATGTCTCACCTCATCCCAACTGCTTTACAAAACAAGAAGGAGGTTCTGTTTGGCAACATGCCTGAAATTTACCACTTCCACAAGAG GACTTttctgagggagctggagcAGTACACAGACTTCCCAGAACTGGTTGGAAGGTGTTTTctggagaga ATGACAGATTTGCAGATCTATGAGAAGTACTGTCACAACAAGCCTCGCTCTGAAAGTCTGTGGAGACAGTGCTCAGACTGTGCCTTCTTCCAG GAGTGTCAGAAGAAGTTGGAGCATAAACTGGGTTTAGATTCTTATCTACTGAAACCTGTGCAGAGGATCACCAAATATCAGCTGCTATTGAAG GAAATGCTGAAGTACAGTAAGGGCTGTGAGGGGGCAAATGACCTGCAGGAGGCGCTGACCTCCATTTTAGGCATCCTCAAGGCTGTCAATGATTCCATGCACCTCATCGCCATTACAGGATATGAG GGTAATATAGGTGAGCTGGGAAAGCTCCTGATGCAAGGGTCATTCAGCGTGTGGACAGAGCACAAGAAAGGTCATGCCAAGGTCAAGGATCTGGCCCGTTTCAAGCCCATGCAGAGACACCTCTTCCTGCATGAGAAAGCCCTGCTCTTCTGcaaaaggagggaggagaatgGGGAAGGCTACGAGAAAGCTCCCTCCTACAGCTTCAAGCAGTCTCTGAAT atgaGTGCTGTGGGCATTACTGAGAATGCAAAGGGAGACAACAAGAAGTTTGAAGTGTGGTGCAACTCAAGAGAAGAGGTTTACATTGTTCAG GCAGCAACAACTGAAATCAAAACCACATGGGTAAATGAGATCAGGAAGGTTCTGACAACTCAGCTGGAAGCTTGTAGAG AAGCcagccagcagagggcgccagACCAGGTTTTCCCGTTCCATTCCACATCCAGTGGAACAGTGAATCTCAG TCCTTTCAAGACTGGTCAGAGGAGCTTcaagaggggagaggagaagaaagtcGAGCCCTGCAGCCCTGACatcaactcctcctcctcaacaaaGCCCCCAGGAAAAG AAGATGAGACTGTGACAAGCCCCACCTCAGACAGAGCTGCTGTGGCTAAAAAGCGCTTTACTTTACAAGGTTTCAGTAACCTGAAAGCTCAGAAAG GTTCCCCCACAAGCCCTGACCACAAGACGAAACGCCAGAGTGACCCTACTCCATTCGGCTTTAAAG ACGCAGGTCCTCCCCATCTCCACCTGAGCAGGGCCAGATGGCTTAGCACTTCTAGTCTATTACAGACAAAATGGAGAG GCTGGAACAAGGCTTCCTCGTTAATGGATGCCTCTGAGGAGCACGATGGCTACTCCAGTGCTGAGGATCCACTCAACTCTGACCCAGAGGATGACAGTGGCAAGAAGCTG
- the mcf2lb gene encoding guanine nucleotide exchange factor DBS isoform X6 yields the protein MEQVFQKRSEGKAAWPDSMGGEEKEDSGFFMEEDIEVELDSGFCLEAESELSLAAQVNSGCDESPDINELGWSVNTEHTDADGEEHREGSAGEDGESHTQEEDATEADSQTEETERVLDVCLCPAEERGTHVRISLEEVETYYRFSRYCHWLHNEIMQLESSPLYAADITPDLRKQFAFLTGGRGDNGSPVIVFPEFPAFGEITDREFHNVLTYLTSVPSLSSTGVGFILVIDRRQDKWAAVKGTLLRIAGSFPGNLQLVLVLRPTTLLQRTLSDILFKFNKDEFKMKVPVIMLSSVTELHSYIDRSQLTHELGGTQEYCHEKWICHRTAIEGFALMVKKTAQTLQTFGTELAETELPNEIQATTVLLSTHTNKKGKMKDDLLVVLDQGSSLLESINEPVTRNPDHNMNQDELENLATVQRLLSQLDETARAFDEFWLRHKTKLEQCLQLRHFEHNYREVRALLDQVSEKLATLSEVGVSPAHDEHILCELTTYEEKVCEVLSRALALSREGDELIQKSHYAEDSIQPKCSELRTISENVSSSLNAKKEHLLKVIELHQCLERASKWVDDGIYLLASQPVDKCQSHEGAELALQELERYLDHSGHNQLPDLSTIWREYDAVLNQQFKDQVERVSQKQVSMQEMYDKRRVSLKKLAAKQTRPVQPVAPRPEAFIKSPHSSPAHREKQENNCSETDCGNNCEKGNGQLQNGHSISRHASLSEEEENLAVLRRHVMNELLETERAYVEELLCVMQGYASEMDNPAMSHLIPTALQNKKEVLFGNMPEIYHFHKRTFLRELEQYTDFPELVGRCFLERMTDLQIYEKYCHNKPRSESLWRQCSDCAFFQECQKKLEHKLGLDSYLLKPVQRITKYQLLLKEMLKYSKGCEGANDLQEALTSILGILKAVNDSMHLIAITGYEGNIGELGKLLMQGSFSVWTEHKKGHAKVKDLARFKPMQRHLFLHEKALLFCKRREENGEGYEKAPSYSFKQSLNMSAVGITENAKGDNKKFEVWCNSREEVYIVQAATTEIKTTWVNEIRKVLTTQLEACREASQQRAPDQVFPFHSTSSGTVNLSPFKTGQRSFKRGEEKKVEPCSPDINSSSSTKPPGKEDETVTSPTSDRAAVAKKRFTLQGFSNLKAQKGSPTSPDHKTKRQSDPTPFGFKGWNKASSLMDASEEHDGYSSAEDPLNSDPEDDSGKKLCAGKYTVMADDEEGNAPELSVRSGHMVQLVKEGDDGQWFVRNLSTSKEGWIAAANLIALIGKSKSCQSLTSSEGSGSGNLSTSSSCSETYTSCSDIKP from the exons ATGGAACAAGTGTTCCAGAAGAGGAGTGAGGGCAAGGCAGCCTGGCCTGACAGCatgggaggagaggaaaaagaggacTCGGGCTTCTTCATGGAGGAGGATATAGAGGTTGAGTTAGACTCAGGTTTTTGCCTGGAAGCAGAGTCAGAGCTGAGTCTAGCAGCGCAGGTAAACTCAGGCTGTGATGAAAGTCCAGACATAAACGAGCTGGGCTGGTCTGTGAATACAGAGCACACAGATGCTGACGGTGAAGAGCACAGAGAGGGGAGCGCgggagaagatggagagagtcacacacaggaagaagatGCGACAGAGGCTGACTCTCAGACTGAGGAGACTGAGAGagtgttggatgtgtgtttgtgtccagcaGAAGAGAGAGGCACTCATGTACGAATCTCTCTGGAGGAGGTGGAAACATACTACAGATTTTCACGCTACTGCCACTGGCTGCATA ATGAAATCATGCAGCTGGAGAGCAGTCCTCTCTACGCTGCTGACATCACACCTGACCTCAGGAAGCAGTTTGCCTTCCTTAcag GGGGTAGAGGAGATAATGGCAGCCCCGTCATTGTGTTCCCAGAATTCCCTGCATTTGGAGAGATCACAGACAGAGAGTTTCATAATGTCCTGACGTATTTGACCAGTGTACCCAG TTTGTCGTCGACAGGCGTGGGATTCATCCTGGTCATTGATCGCCGGCAGGACAAATGGGCGGCTGTTAAAGGGACCCTGCTTCGTATTGCA GGCTCCTTCCCAGGGAACCTCcagctggttctggttctgagGCCCACCACTCTCCTGCAGCGCACACTGTCCGACATCCTCTTCAAGTTCAACAAGGATGAGTTCAAGATGAAGGTGCCG GTGATCATGCTGAGCTCTGTGACTGAGCTGCACTCCTACATCGACCGCTCTCAGCTGACACATGAACTCGGTGGAACACAGGAATACTGCCATGAGAAGTGGATCTGTCATCGCACT GCTATTGAAGGCTTTGCACTGATGGTGAAGAAAACTGCACAGACCCTGCAGACATTTGGAACCGAGCTGGCTGAAACTGAACTTCCAAATGAGATCCAGGCCACAACCGTCCTGCTcagcacacacaccaacaagaAGGGCAAAATGAAG GATGATCTGCTGGTGGTTCTGGATCAAGGTAGCAGCCTGCTGGAGAGCATCAATGAGCCTGTAACACGAAATCCTGACCACAACATGAACCAGGATGAACTGGAGAACCTGGCCACTGTACAAAG ACTGCTGTCTCAGCTCGATGAGACAGCGAGGGCTTTTGATGAATTCTGGCTGAGGCATAAGACCAAACTGGAGCAGTGTCTGCAACTGCGCCACTTTGAGCACAACTACAGAGAG gtgAGGGCTCTGCTGGATCAGGTGTCTGAGAAACTGGCAACCTTATCTGAAGTTGGCGTCAGCCCAGCCCATGACGAACACATCCTCTGTGAACTCACCACCTATGAGGAGAAAGTCTGT GAGGTGCTGAGCAGAGCCTTGGCCTTGTCTCGTGAGGGTGATGAACTCATCCAGAAGTCACACTACGCTGAAGATTCCATTCAGCCCAAATGCAGCGAGCTCAGAACAATCAGTGAGAATGTGAGCAGCAGCCTGAATGCCAAGAAGGAACATCTCCTCAAAGTCATTGAGCTACACCAGTGTTTGGAGAGG GCGTCTAAATGGGTTGATGATGGTATATACCTGCTGGCATCTCAGCCAGTCGACAAGTGTCAGTCACATGAGGGCGCTGAGTTAGCTCTGCAGGAGCTGGAGCGCTATCTGGATCATTCAGGCCACAACCAGCTGCCAGACCTCAGCACCATCTGGAGAGAATATGATGCAGTGCTCAACCAGCAGTTCAAG GACCAAGTGGAGCGGGTTTCCCAGAAGCAGGTGTCCATGCAGGAGATGTACGACAAGAGGAGGGTCAGTCTGAAGAAGTTAGCTGCCAAACAAACCAGGCCGGTGCAGCCCGTAGCCCCCAGACCTGAGGCCTTCATCAAATCTCCCCACAGCTCACCAG CtcacagagaaaagcaggagAACAACTGCTCAGAGACAGACTGTGGGAACAACTGTGAGAAa GGAAATGGCCAACTGCAGAATGGACACAGTATCAGCAGACATGCCTCtctgtcagaggaggaggagaacttgGCAGTGCTCAGGAG GCATGTTATGAATGAGTTGCTGGAAACTGAGAGAGCTTACGTTGAGGAGCTACTCTGTGTGATGCAG GGCTATGCCTCTGAGATGGATAATCCAGCGATGTCTCACCTCATCCCAACTGCTTTACAAAACAAGAAGGAGGTTCTGTTTGGCAACATGCCTGAAATTTACCACTTCCACAAGAG GACTTttctgagggagctggagcAGTACACAGACTTCCCAGAACTGGTTGGAAGGTGTTTTctggagaga ATGACAGATTTGCAGATCTATGAGAAGTACTGTCACAACAAGCCTCGCTCTGAAAGTCTGTGGAGACAGTGCTCAGACTGTGCCTTCTTCCAG GAGTGTCAGAAGAAGTTGGAGCATAAACTGGGTTTAGATTCTTATCTACTGAAACCTGTGCAGAGGATCACCAAATATCAGCTGCTATTGAAG GAAATGCTGAAGTACAGTAAGGGCTGTGAGGGGGCAAATGACCTGCAGGAGGCGCTGACCTCCATTTTAGGCATCCTCAAGGCTGTCAATGATTCCATGCACCTCATCGCCATTACAGGATATGAG GGTAATATAGGTGAGCTGGGAAAGCTCCTGATGCAAGGGTCATTCAGCGTGTGGACAGAGCACAAGAAAGGTCATGCCAAGGTCAAGGATCTGGCCCGTTTCAAGCCCATGCAGAGACACCTCTTCCTGCATGAGAAAGCCCTGCTCTTCTGcaaaaggagggaggagaatgGGGAAGGCTACGAGAAAGCTCCCTCCTACAGCTTCAAGCAGTCTCTGAAT atgaGTGCTGTGGGCATTACTGAGAATGCAAAGGGAGACAACAAGAAGTTTGAAGTGTGGTGCAACTCAAGAGAAGAGGTTTACATTGTTCAG GCAGCAACAACTGAAATCAAAACCACATGGGTAAATGAGATCAGGAAGGTTCTGACAACTCAGCTGGAAGCTTGTAGAG AAGCcagccagcagagggcgccagACCAGGTTTTCCCGTTCCATTCCACATCCAGTGGAACAGTGAATCTCAG TCCTTTCAAGACTGGTCAGAGGAGCTTcaagaggggagaggagaagaaagtcGAGCCCTGCAGCCCTGACatcaactcctcctcctcaacaaaGCCCCCAGGAAAAG AAGATGAGACTGTGACAAGCCCCACCTCAGACAGAGCTGCTGTGGCTAAAAAGCGCTTTACTTTACAAGGTTTCAGTAACCTGAAAGCTCAGAAAG GTTCCCCCACAAGCCCTGACCACAAGACGAAACGCCAGAGTGACCCTACTCCATTCGGCTTTAAAG GCTGGAACAAGGCTTCCTCGTTAATGGATGCCTCTGAGGAGCACGATGGCTACTCCAGTGCTGAGGATCCACTCAACTCTGACCCAGAGGATGACAGTGGCAAGAAGCTG